The window ctcttttcctccttcctatggggctctattcggttattttctttatccatctgctgtcgctagttcttcttacatgtccataccactttagtcttttttgttctatatatgttagtatgtctgtttctattgatgttctttgctttatttcgtcattacttctcctatccattcttgttactctgcagcatcttcgcaggcattccatctctgttgctactatcttactgctggttttcttgtttatgatccaattttcagccccatatgtcataatacttcgcactaatgttttataaatcaagcaaagcaaaaatccttaacgaattggtttctagtactcgtacagagtatatcggaataaaaggaaaaagacagttaagcaagaagaaaagtgcaagcatttacgttttaagggtgaaaggatgtgcgccctatttttagctgacaagcttgcggagcatactatttctggtccttagtttgccttttagttttaaacaagattatgtgattgacaacgtgcgatataaactatctacaaggtatttataggaaattcagagttcaaggatttcatcacactattggatgttcagttttgtgaaagcgcctgtgttgggaaaattgaaggagcgttcctaagattttcggggtttggcttaaaattaaatcgtagttcatttttattatatttaaggcatctactagatttttttccactccagcaacaaaagtttttggttgtgcaatgtatggtctacatgaaaatcctagtatctactggtatctgttgatcatttgtgtaaatgtaatacagtgtaggttccattacgctaccccaagcgagaccgtttgtctgcgttctccatattaccattgaatgatacgaaaaatcttctgttctgtagatatacgcggataaaacgatgtttacagtttgtcatacagtttttggagaaatgtcctctaatttaatgtgtcgtaggcgtcatttagattgacaaataccacccctgatacttgatatctttcgtacccgttgttgctttttgcaacaacgggtacgttattacgtacgttataagtattacgaataaaaataaataagcaagaagaatataagtgaaccatatttaaaataagtgacagaaaaaagaatattatatatacatttacttctaaattaaaaataaaatactcgtatgcctgataacgaaagatacaaaatttacaagcgacaaagtattttttaaaacaaccgaacatattatatgtaataattgtaatagatatgttggctataatcaaattaccataaagtcaccgaaatattttatctgagtaatgactcactactgattgctacgttacgttatacgatacatttatagttaaaagcgaaattaggtgttatgcctccttattattttagtatctgttacaagtaacatactaaagtattatagtaagatattgaattccctacatttaataattgaaatattgaaattagacagtaaaaaattataattttaagattgatttacaaattattataatttaaattttactactttatgaaacaaatattgtacatcataaaacgtagcaattgaaacatcggaacgtacatttatataataaatttttcagtgtcaatgcattaaaaaaatactaatacataaaaattaccttttccaagcttataacagacactaacttaagtttaaaaataattaaagcaagtaatataaattaccaccataaaatatttaactacattaaccaagtatttgtgaaatttcgggatgactaaattgattgatatttaaataaatttcaagttccaaaacgtacctgctgtaaaatttaaaaatctacgactaatcaaattattggcaacatcggaggagtttagttgtgtacggggaagaatacatacggatcccaaaagtgttttaccctattacggagttcatttatTCCTACGtgatggtcggagtctacataaagcgctacccagataataatatacacggtgtatattctcctggagttagtataataccgttttagtacggggcccacattaaccgctagatctatatatatatatatttatatatatatatatatatatatatatatatatatatatatatatatatatatatatatatatatatatatatagataaatcTATGCACTTTTGAttgaacttttaaaaaatttattttcaaaattgtacaaagtttttttatttgaaaaatataatataattaaattacaaaatgGAACGAACTGATCTAAGAATGATAATAATGAAtgaattataaaaatgtaaaaaaagagtTTGTTGTCCCGGTTTCAATGGAATTTGCTGACTTTACGCTCTGCTCCAGTTCAATGGTCAATGGCTGTTAGTCTGGGTGCTTATGACTACAtgtctatatatgtatatatatacatctttCCAACAATGTCGCGTCTTTCCGTACTTGCACTTTCTTGCGTCTCCTTGATGACGATGAGTTACGCTCGATTCGATAGTGAATATTTGTTATAAACTGTTTATTAATAAGGGCTGCtaattttggtttttataaaatattttttttttattcaaattttcatTCAATTTGCAAATATTGCTAACTCCTTTAGGTATCTCACTTTATTAGCTCCAATTTAgcgtatattatatattattgcgTCATTACAGTGTTGCCACACTTACTTTCCACAAAATGTTTAAACACCTGTTCATTCATGAGTCATGAGTTAAATTTAGATTCCTACAAGTGGAATCTGTTGTAGATGCTTTATATggactttttaactttatttactCAATGCATTTAAATTAGGTCCTAGTGAATAAATTGGGATTTATTTGATAGGAGCATTAATAAaacgataataaaatattttctagtttttattggttaagataaaatcaaaaattatttaaaatacaaaacttttattcttttaaataaacaatcattcttaaaatgacttaaaacccaaaatttaataaaaaaacatacgTTAATTTGTATGtttgcaatatttattttgtataaacactttaatctttaatcagtttttattgtttaatagCTCAGGAAATTGATTCTTTAGTTCTTCACACTCCCTTTTTTGTGGAGGCCGTCTAGATTTGATATGATTCTTGAAAAAGTTTACAGTGACAGACTTTTGTCTTTCAGTCCATGGCACTAGTTTCCGCGCAGTCctgtttttaaatgtttcattTTCTTTCGTTGGAGAAACGGTATTCTCTATTTGACTAGTTGATGGTTCATTATCATCTTGCAGCAAACACTTTAactcatcgtcatcatcatcatcgctTTCAGAAAAGTTATCTTCGAACAGATTTTTGTCCATATCAATTTCCACTTCGTCTAAAGATTTCCCTTTATAATTGTTGGCTGTTCCATTTTCCATTACCATCAACAGTTTCGCTATTTTAGTAGTTTGGTAAATATCATCTGGCAGTCTGTAGGAATTTCTATGCACACCGGGCGTATGTCCCATGAAAGTAGCTAATTGCTCAATCTCTCcatcagataaatttaataattgtgACAAAGTTGCCAGATGCTTACGCAAACGAGTGGATGTTATAGAAGTAGCATTTTTCGCACCGGATAATTTTGCGTGCTTTCCTAATATTTTGTAACCGATTAAATGTGAAGAAGATTTAGCAGGAGCAAATAGGTAAGGATTATCCCTTGGTACAAATGCATTTCTAACCGCAAGCAAAATATCGATATGATTTTGTACCTCGGGGTTGAATAAAACTGGAACACCCCTGCCCCTTTTACCTCTAATGACTACTCTCTTCATTGAACTTAATAATATTGTTTCAGAAGGTGAAACTGCTTTTTGAAActcttcatatttttcatttccgATAGAGTTAACATAAGTGTGAAAGTACATTCTCTGTAATTCTCCAGAACGTTTTCTGTTTAGCAAAATTACTCTACAGTATACGGATTCAATGAGATTGTTAAACGCTTTAATATCTtctaattttagtatattttcgGAGTCAGTCTTTTGAGGTGCATTTTCAACTGTAGCGTCATTTAAATAATTCTGCAGAATTTTCGTTGCATCGTCAGCAAGTTTAACTAAATGGGATCTTAACAATTTTAGATCATTTGCTAGTGGAACTATTGTGACCTTATTCCATTTGTTAAGATTTAAATTATTAGCTGCTTGGGATGAGACCTCAAAACTCCAGTTTGTTTCAAATAGATGAATTAAGGTTTTAAGTTCTGCCTCAATTGTTGCAGTTGAAACAGATAAGTATGCAGTTTGTTTCTTATAGGCAAAAGTGATTGCAATATCGCAACATTGTTTGAGTGATCTCACTATATTCATGGCAAAAGTTGGAGACAAGTAAATGTCTTTTTCAGGATCATAACAGGCTATTCGTTTTGTGGCTTCAACAAAGGCATCAAAATACTTTGGTCGCAGTGCTGAAAACATAGTGGATATAGATGGGTCTATTTTTCTCATTTCTATAAGTATTTTTGACAGTTCCCTCATTTTGCGTGATGTAACTGCTATAAAATGCTTTTCTCTGTGCGTCTTCAAATAGCGGGTTCCAAATGCACGAATTAGAAAGTCGTTCTTAGCTTCCATTGAAATCTTGTCCGCTCTCATCCTAGGAAACACTTCTTCTTTTAGTCGATGATCAATTTTAATATTGGGAAACATTTTTGATTGGCCAGCAAATTGTGCCCTCTCTTGATTGCCTTTATTTCCACAATTTTTTCTATGTCGATATAATAGTTTGGAAGAGAAAAATCCTAAACAATTGCCACAAGGATGAGAACCCGATCTGGTACATAAGTCTGTCTAACAGCTTTCAAACAGTTTCCCCCATCCGCTAAAAAATTTCCTTTTCTTCTGAGTTTATCAAACAGACTTCTTCTTTCTCGTGATCTGATTGGCTTGGAGATAATTTCAGCCACATCGAGTTCCATAGAATGGTTCCTTATAATATGGCGACCAAAATTAAGAACTTCCGTTTCACAGTAGTAACAATAATCTGGTTTTCTTTTATAAGGAAGTTTGAGATTACCAGTGTTTCTACACTTTTGTTTATTGGAAAAGTGTAGATCTTCTTGTACCTCAGTTAACGTTGCATCGAGTGCTGAAATATCTTTCACGTCATGGGTTAACTGGTTGTTCGTACAAGGTTCTGTGAGAATCCTGAGATTTTTTTGACTTAAGTTTGTAGCACTGCTGTTATCTGAACCATTCtcctataataaaaaaatatagaattaaaTTATATACGAGCTTTATTCAAGCAATCCGTCAAATAATTTTGTTCAGTATGAGTTATCTACTGAATAAATATCTTTGTACTTTACAAAGTAAATGAGGCATAAAGATATTCTATATCGCTAAGAAAAAGAGCACACACCAAGCCATagattgttatcaaaataaattaaagctaCATAGGTTCGTTCATAGCTACATAGGTACATACAGTTCgtaatagtattaatattatgaagaataaattaatattaataatgaggTGTGCTGTTACAAATTGTAAAGACtgataaaatatttgcatatgtTTATGTACTGTGCAAAAACAGTAATTTCTAATGTAATGGGCATTatgatcagaacacgacggggtactaataaCGGAAGGACAGGTAACAGAATTACACCCTGGCAAAAATACTGCTTGGGAAGATTGAATTactgaagcaatggcggcaagagacttagaagaggcaactgcatatgacagaaaaagatggaaattgggggcggagaagcggggacagccgtaataaatccgttattattatattataagatTGAATTACTGCGTAGCGATATTGGTCAAATCACAGAATATATACGAGGAGAAAtaagtagaaaagttattagGCGAGCTGATGAAATAACGCTAAGTACTGCAAGACACTCCAGATATGATCCAGAATATAACACAGCCCAACAGTgtctggatacattaaaacaaaaactgtacTTTGTTCAGGACGACTAAGGAGGTACACTTTACAATGCACAATAATGCAATAACAAggaggaaaaaaataaaattaaaaatgtattaggAAACAGCCAAAAAATTTAATACTTACCATATCACTTGAAGGGTCATATAGTGAACCGTCATTATCAGTAGCATGAAAAGGATCCTCTGGTGTCAAAGATAAAAAGTCATCATTTTCTACCTGAAAATTACAGCATCAATACAGTGTAATTCATTATCGGTTTGATAGATAAAAAGAGGAATTTGACATTACAATATTCTGACgtctgattatttttatttacctctTTCTGATTTTCACCGTGTCTGTTTTCTTCATCCCTTTCGTTTTCTTGTATTCCCTTGTAGTCTGAACAATCAGCAGTTAATGGCCTACACGGTGCTTCAATTATGACAATTTCTtgtataactatttttttatcaGAGGTTTCGTTTTTTTCTCGAAGTTTATTCATTAtctataaaaataagaatattttgttaagtgtttgaataattatatcaaaaaaatttCTGTTATAAGTATCACTCTCTATAACTGTTTAGGACGTAGACTTTTTTAAAGTCTGAAATCTTACCTCTCCTTCATTGTTTGAAGAGTTCTTCATCAACGATTCGCTCCAAGTTGATTTGCTACAGAAAGAAGCTTGAGGCGATAGTGATAGCTCGTGATTTAAGGAACAgttttgtttttctgtaataTTACAAGAAGTAGGTTCCTCCATATCTGAAACttatcacaaaatattttacatgtGCTAGAAAAAGcctttttattgtttcaaaaaaATATAGATTATCTGTGTAATGTTGAGTGACACATCAGCTTTAGTTTATCAGATATCAATATGTAGTTTGTTTTTCAAGCCAGATACTCAAATTTTCTTTACTGTGTTTTAAATTTGGAGGACGATCAAATCATACTCATATGCTTTAGATTATCCAGAGCGAGTAGCTTATTTAACTAAGTACAGGAATGGACACAGTAAATATAAGCAGTTACTCTGTCTGTTTCCAatatagataaacaaatttttgttgtaAATGACTACTGCCTAC is drawn from Diabrotica undecimpunctata isolate CICGRU chromosome 5, icDiaUnde3, whole genome shotgun sequence and contains these coding sequences:
- the LOC140440895 gene encoding uncharacterized protein, with the translated sequence MSRSKKILKMCYVNPQIDMEEPTSCNITEKQNCSLNHELSLSPQASFCSKSTWSESLMKNSSNNEGEIMNKLREKNETSDKKIVIQEIVIIEAPCRPLTADCSDYKGIQENERDEENRHGENQKEVENDDFLSLTPEDPFHATDNDGSLYDPSSDMENGSDNSSATNLSQKNLRILTEPCTNNQLTHDVKDISALDATLTEVQEDLHFSNKQKCRNTGNLKLPYKRKPDYCYYCETEVLNFGRHIIRNHSMELDVAEIISKPIRSRERRSLFDKLRRKGNFLADGGNCLKAVRQTYVPDRVLILVAIV